tctacacatggtctccttaatttctacatgcacttagctcattcagggttgggtaattaaagaggagagagatgatgGCTTAcacctttccaatgcatttttttTACTCCACttcataatttgtcctaaaattttTATATGTACAtttttcaccggacggagggagtatgcatCTAGCACATGGTGCCCAGAAATGTATTTTATGGCTGTATGTGATGCAGCGGCATGGATAACAACCggacggacggagggagtatgcatCTAGAGAACTCGACAATGTATTTCCGCATTTCAACAAAAGATTACAGAAAATCTCTGTGAGCTTCTGTAGGCAGGAACTCAGCAAACGGTAACCGCCGTGACGAAGCCGTCATCCACTGATGGAAGCAACACATGCATGGCAAATCTTTGATCAGTTTCGTTTGTCGTGCTTTTGGCAAAGGTTTTATAACGTTATTCTTTCAAAACAGAATAAGGTGAATTCCTCAGCATCACAGATCACGTATCTTTCAATCTGTTGCTAAAAGTACTGTGGATCAGAGATGTTTGGGTATAACACAGCTTTGTGTTCCAACAACAACAGGACCCACCCCCTTAACGGCTAAGGGACCATGCTATAAAGAACTTGCACGCTGCAGGCCATTTTGTACGCTTGCTGCTGATTGGAATAACAGGTCACCCATGCATGCACCCAAACAAAAATGTTTCAGCTTAACATCTCAACATAGACATATATGCATATGCGTGACAAAATGAAGGCAATTTGACATATATATTCTTAGATAAAAAGCATTTTCTCAGACCCCATATATCTTAAGTATTCCAAAAAGTTCAAACAGAACAAAAGATATATCAGGCTGGGGTTTCCAGCTTAACATCAGCACTCAGGCAATCTAGAGAAACCGCCAACATGGTCTCTAGGCCGCATCCATCTTACGCCTCTTGGATCCAGCATCATGTTTGTCTCCGGCTTCAGCTTTGCCACCTGCGCCCGTATCATTCATCCCTTCCACACCGGCGCCCACTGCTGCAAATGAAAAGGGTGCACAAAAGATATAGTCAGTGGGATGGATGGCACAAAAACTTGCATTTGCAATCAGGTTTAGAACAGAGTACTCAAAGCAACTAGACGTATGATTGACAGTTTGACACACACCAGATTGTACATACAAGAAGTACGAACCTGCCACTTTCTGCGTAGCAAACTTGGAAATGAACTCCTTGAGTACGTAGGGGTTGCAGGTCCTGATTATCTGCTCCAGGCCACCAGCCGTAAAAACTGTGTGCAAACTGGTGTGAGTTTTGATGAACTCCAAGCAGGCCTCCTTCAACCAGCGGCACCGTCTCCGCTCAGCGACGACAATAATGCCGGCCACCATGTGCTTGCATATCAGATTGGCCAACTTCTCTTCACAGATCAACTTCAACTTTTGGAGATCGTATCTTTCCGCAGCTTCAAGCAACTGCAGCAGCCATGTTGCATGCTTTTCACCTTTGTCACTATTCATAAACCTAATAGGCATTGCATCCTCAAAGACAGGCATTCCGTCAGTGTAGATGAAAGTAAGCAAGCTCTCAAAGACACTTGCTTCGATGCCATCTATCTTCACGACACTTGGTGCAGCAGCGCCCTCATTCATGGCGCCATAGAGCTGTGCCTTGAAGACGGTAGAACGAGCTGCAAGCACGCACCGGTGTGCAGATAACTTCTTGCCGCCAACCTCGAACTTAATGTCGGCACCCTCCTTGCTTAGGAGCAGGTCACTGAAATGGCTTGGCAAGTCGGACGGTGGCAATTTGATGAACGGACGAGccttctcgtcctcctcctcttcataATAGTCCTCGTCATCATCGTCCTTCCTCTCGAGGATAACGACATCACACCGGAGTACGAAGCTATCGTTCTTGAGATGGCTTGATCTTTCGAAAACCTCCTTTTCCACAAATCTTTTTGGCTGATAATCGGTAATACTGAAGACATCAAGGAAGCAACATGGCTGCGTTTGACGGATGAGGTTTGGCACTCGCAACTCAGGCTGGTCAATGAAAGTGAAGGCGACGTGAGCCTTAACGACGTTCTTGAGATACTCGTCCTCGACAAGGAAGACCGAGATAAACTCTTGCTCATCCCGTTGGGAGTCATCATCGCCTAAGCCATTAGGGTGGTACTCGACTTTCCAGCGACAGCCTCCAACAATGAAAGGACGAGACATGATGAATACGCCTTTGAGAGTTGTCTCGTTTGTGCGCGAGTAGCCTTCGACGACGAGCAAGTGGTACCTGCTGTCGGCGCCGGAGTCGAAGACGGACTCGGTGGAGGCGCACAGCCTGCCGTCGGCGATGAGAGATACGCCAGCGAAGGCCATGCCTGACAAACCTCCGATAGTAGAGCTGCGAGAAACATATATGTATAGGATGTGATgagaaacatatatatatatatatatattatatatatatatatatatatatatatatatatatatatatatatatatatatatagtggagcaTTTTGGAGGCCGGGCTACCAGGAGGCCTTTATCTGAGCCATGCATTGAGACATTGTGATGTGTGCAGCGTGCATTTACAATGCGTGTACGCTGGCTATTAAATGGGAATACACAGGTGCCATGGTTGGTGTGCTAGATTTGTACATGAGACTGAGATTGCAGGTACGTGATGTGCCTCCAGAGTAGATATGAATTTTCCACACGTGGAGCTAGGGCAGACCAGGGGAGAGTATCAGGGGATACCATCTCCCAAATGCTCCCATGTTACCATTTCAAAAAAATCAACTtcaaatgtttcaaaaaattctgaaaaaattgtgGATGTAAATAGTGGATGAttctcaaaaaattcaaaaaaattgtgtAAATAAATTTGTGAATGcacaaattccaaaaaaattcaggcccaaattcaaaaaataaattGAGAAGCAAAAATTCACATCcagatttttcttttttctctcaatATGTACTTAGAATTTGGACCTAGGCGATGCACATGTCGTCCCCTTAATCTGGCACACTGgacgattctcaaaaaaaaaatctggTACACTGGACATGATCCATTTCATCATGGATGGGATGTAATTCTTCTTTGAGGAGTGCGACTGGCAAATATGTCAAAATTTGTGCTTCTCCTAGTTGTGGGATCCGGATGGGTGCGCGGGGAATCTCAGCAACTGTGAATCTGTGATGCAACAAACCCAAAAATGGTTCTTCGTACAAATTAATGCGGTTCTAGTTAGAAAACAAGAATAAAGATATTCATTTAAGAAATAGAATATGATCGCACCAGGCAGAGTGCATCTTCTTTTAGTTGGTTAAGAAAATAAGAAATGTCCagtcaaaaaaagaaaataagaattATTATTTAAAGAGAAAAAACATCATAATATTTTTCCAGCTTCTTCCAGAAAAATGTCGCCAGAAAAAATTATAGACTGCATCCTAATTGAAATGATTAGGAACAATGGGTAACATCTGTGGTTGGCTAAAACATTGAAGAGAGCGAATAGTCAAATGGTTTCCATCCTTTGCTAGAGGGGCCCACCAAAAAATATTATTCCGTATGTGTGATTTATCTTGTGCCCATGCGAGTATAAGATATGAGGATTTCTTGAAATTTTCACACCTGGAAAATGTCTATTAGTACACTTGGAGTGCCATGGGGTCGCCGTGAGCCCAGTTATGGTATGACATCGAAGTACTAAAGGGGGTGTATGTTCAATTGATAACAAAATTGTTAGTGCTAGTCAAGCATTTGTTTTTAAAATAAACCGCTAGTATAAAATGACAAACAATCCGAATGCATTTTATTTGATAGTATGTGAAAATTTGATCATAAACTTAATGAGTTGCAGTATCGTGTGAGGTTGGCCTGCGTACACTTATTTGTGTATCAGATGAGGGGTGGTTGTGTCTTACGTGTTTAAAAAGAAATTTGCCACCAGAAATTTCTAACAAAATATTGTGATGCAAACATAATTTGGAAAATGCATCTACACAATTAATGCATGTGAAGGAAAAATGTCATTTGGAGATGTGACAGTCAAAacaatttaaattatgcacaattTTTTTAAACCCGTCAAGCAAGAAATGATGTTTTCACACttgaaaaataaagaaagaaatgtTGTTTGGGTGATTTCGTGTACTAAAACGGGCATATTATTTCGTGGTTACACAGTGACGATTTGGCCTAGAAATTTGATACACCAAGTTGGACGAAGTGGCTAGCTAGACTCCCATGTGAAGCGTAGTTGCGTGTAAGATTTGATGAGGCATAGACATTGACCAAGCAGCACGACAAACATGCGCGACGGCTCTGCGCATGGGATGCATCAGCAAGTAAAATCGGTTGCTAAAATCAGCCATGCACGATGCACGATGCGATGATGGCACTTGTTCGTGTTCTGGAATGGCCGCTGGTTTACATGCACTGTCACTGTGCATAAATGGGAATATGGTGCCGTGAAAAAGCCTGGCGGTGGAATACACGAGACAAGTACGAAGCTGTGCCTGATCCATGTGAAGACCGACGCCCAAGATAGCGAGCATCATGGTGCTCGGCCTCCAAAGAgaattttcatatatatatatatatatatatatatatatatatatatatatatatatatatatatatatatatatatatatatatatataatcgctTGATATGGGATGGAGTACTCGGTGATGTCTGGATGCACTTACTGATCGAAGAAGAATGGAGGATCGCCTCGCCGGGGTGGGAGAGGATGAGACGAGCCGGCCGAGGAGACGGCGAGGTTGAGGTTCAGGGAGAGGAGGCGGCGAGAGTGAAGTGCAGATTGCTGAGAGAGGCTCATTTATATAAATGCACGACCTCCCTCTCCTTTCCACAACCTCGTTGTGTTCAAACGTCGTAATTAATCCAGCAGCGGCCATCCGTCTCCTTCGCCGGTTAATTATGATTAATGTGCGTTTAGAGTTCCGAGGAGGCCATCGGTTCCGTTTGAGATGGATTCACACCGGTGCTACTGCATGCTTGCGTTCCTGGGCGTGTCGTCTCCTCGAAGGTGAGAGACCATCTCCAATGGGCAATGGATAATGAAAAAATAAGACATGAAAAAAAAACACTTATGTTTAGGTTATTTTTAGCCAAAAACGACACTCTAGATACCCTATTTGTATCTGTTTTTTCTAAGAAAAAGAGGATAATCACGGGCCTTTGCATCAAGCAATGCACACAACCATATATTATTAACCATTCAAGATCCAGCAGTCCACTAACAGGTCCTTTTGCGCAATGCAGAAACTAACAGCCAGTGGCCCTCGCGTCGCCCCTGGGGCGACTCGGGGGTGATTGGGGATCCGCCGCCCAGCCACCCCTTCAGCCCCCCTTCCCTCCTCGCCGCCATCGGAGACGGCCGTCGGGAAAGCCCGCGCGGTCccggggaaggtggcggcggggttcTTGGTGCTCGGATTGATCTAGTTGCTGTGGAACAGATCGCATCGGAGGCCAGCGGTTCCTGGGCCGGCGGCCGGCGGCCCTGCTAGTGAGGTGGTGTCGTTCGGCGGCTGGCGACGTTCGCACGAGATGCTGGCTAGTGTGCTCGGTCGCGCGGGCGGCGGGTTGCTGGTGGAGTCCGGCTGCGGCGCGGTGCTCCATGCGTGTGATCTGAAggttcccctctgttctgctgcctCTGTTGATGTCCCGATGGCTTGCGTGTGCTGGCTCCAGTGATGGTGAGCCCTGATGGTGTACTTGGGGTCCGGGGAAACCTTGGCCG
Above is a window of Triticum aestivum cultivar Chinese Spring chromosome 6B, IWGSC CS RefSeq v2.1, whole genome shotgun sequence DNA encoding:
- the LOC123135311 gene encoding BTB/POZ and MATH domain-containing protein 2-like; the protein is MAFAGVSLIADGRLCASTESVFDSGADSRYHLLVVEGYSRTNETTLKGVFIMSRPFIVGGCRWKVEYHPNGLGDDDSQRDEQEFISVFLVEDEYLKNVVKAHVAFTFIDQPELRVPNLIRQTQPCCFLDVFSITDYQPKRFVEKEVFERSSHLKNDSFVLRCDVVILERKDDDDEDYYEEEEDEKARPFIKLPPSDLPSHFSDLLLSKEGADIKFEVGGKKLSAHRCVLAARSTVFKAQLYGAMNEGAAAPSVVKIDGIEASVFESLLTFIYTDGMPVFEDAMPIRFMNSDKGEKHATWLLQLLEAAERYDLQKLKLICEEKLANLICKHMVAGIIVVAERRRCRWLKEACLEFIKTHTSLHTVFTAGGLEQIIRTCNPYVLKEFISKFATQKVAAVGAGVEGMNDTGAGGKAEAGDKHDAGSKRRKMDAA